The following are encoded in a window of bacterium BMS3Abin11 genomic DNA:
- a CDS encoding PEP-CTERM motif protein, with protein sequence MFNTIEKLMVVFIAASWLALTSLPAFAVPIAVFQNGGDRLDATQNTDGGWGWPLTGTSAKNTIAPIAMGLSQAYRKTGSASQLTALQSAGVFFLSKAGKYSTADGYIAAELDAVIGGTTYADHIKSNYYDKLANHTYSLDGGSTFLNTAEEIQRVIDGRASSGRGNLAAWDIGMGLVSAVALGLNTSDWVSGTQATINALTGTEYYDVIGLAGAVYGLASAGADFDPTTGEHAAAGSLADLAGILASYQMVTGGFTWHKNYMIPANNDETIQETAYAILALNEFDANLYSSEIRDAGAWLISTQLSTGGWKNWAGGMENNEVTGEALWALSSVPEPSSFALLLLGLAGLGGARLRRIRS encoded by the coding sequence ATGTTCAACACAATTGAAAAACTTATGGTTGTTTTTATTGCAGCCTCCTGGCTTGCTTTGACCTCTTTACCCGCTTTTGCCGTGCCGATTGCGGTTTTCCAAAATGGCGGGGACCGGCTTGATGCCACGCAAAATACTGATGGTGGCTGGGGCTGGCCGTTGACTGGGACGAGTGCTAAAAACACCATTGCGCCGATCGCCATGGGGTTGTCCCAGGCTTACCGAAAAACCGGCTCGGCCAGCCAATTGACGGCCCTGCAAAGTGCCGGGGTGTTCTTTCTCAGTAAAGCGGGAAAATATTCGACGGCCGATGGTTATATCGCTGCTGAGCTTGATGCGGTTATTGGTGGTACCACGTATGCCGATCACATCAAGAGCAACTATTACGACAAACTGGCTAACCATACCTACAGCCTCGATGGTGGATCGACCTTTCTGAACACGGCAGAAGAAATTCAGCGGGTGATCGATGGCCGGGCCAGTAGCGGCAGGGGGAACCTGGCTGCCTGGGATATCGGCATGGGGCTGGTTAGTGCAGTCGCCCTCGGACTCAATACCAGCGATTGGGTCAGCGGGACGCAAGCCACCATCAATGCCTTGACGGGCACAGAATATTACGATGTCATAGGCTTGGCCGGTGCGGTATATGGCCTGGCTTCGGCCGGCGCCGATTTCGATCCCACCACTGGTGAACACGCAGCGGCCGGCAGTCTGGCCGACCTGGCAGGGATTCTGGCCTCCTATCAAATGGTTACTGGCGGTTTTACCTGGCATAAGAATTATATGATTCCAGCCAATAATGATGAAACCATCCAGGAAACCGCCTACGCCATTCTGGCGCTGAACGAATTCGACGCCAACCTATATTCCAGTGAAATTAGAGATGCTGGGGCTTGGCTGATCAGCACCCAACTCTCCACTGGCGGCTGGAAAAATTGGGCCGGAGGCATGGAGAACAATGAAGTCACCGGTGAGGCACTGTGGGCGCTCAGCAGTGTGCCTGAACCGTCGAGCTTCGCACTGTTGCTCCTTGGGCTGGCCGGTCTCGGTGGCGCGCGCCTCCGCCGCATACGCAGCTGA
- the pbpF gene encoding penicillin-binding protein 1F: protein MAKKRKRSSLPAISNRRKWLVRSLKWLTVFSVGLVLADIYWLSGIWPDWDKLAKGTVPESSLIRQYRQRANIDSRLPEVRWNPVELNNIPYILRKAVIIAEDGRFYQHDGIDYKAIRNAWDYNLSHMKVKYGASTISQQTVKNLFLSNERNLLRKWHELILTWQMERRLSKDRILELYLNIAQFGPGIFGVQAASYYYWGRPVWRINRRQAAELAASLPSPTINNPGRYTPAFAARAESVYRRMSE from the coding sequence ATGGCAAAAAAACGCAAACGTTCATCATTGCCCGCAATCAGCAATAGAAGAAAATGGCTAGTCCGATCACTGAAATGGCTGACCGTTTTTTCTGTCGGCCTTGTGCTGGCAGATATTTACTGGCTATCAGGCATCTGGCCGGATTGGGATAAACTGGCAAAGGGAACCGTGCCGGAATCCAGCCTGATTCGCCAGTACCGGCAACGAGCCAACATTGATTCACGACTGCCCGAAGTACGCTGGAACCCTGTCGAGTTGAATAATATCCCCTATATTCTGCGCAAGGCAGTCATCATTGCAGAAGATGGACGATTTTATCAACATGATGGTATCGACTATAAAGCCATCAGGAATGCCTGGGACTATAACCTCAGTCACATGAAGGTGAAATATGGCGCCAGCACTATCTCCCAGCAAACGGTAAAAAATCTTTTCCTCAGTAATGAACGTAACTTACTGCGTAAATGGCATGAGCTTATATTGACCTGGCAGATGGAGAGGCGACTTTCCAAAGACAGAATACTCGAACTGTATCTGAATATTGCCCAGTTCGGGCCAGGGATATTTGGTGTGCAGGCGGCTTCTTATTATTACTGGGGTCGCCCTGTGTGGAGGATCAATAGAAGGCAGGCGGCGGAACTTGCGGCCAGTTTGCCGTCACCTACGATAAATAATCCCGGGCGGTATACGCCTGCTTTTGCGGCGCGGGCCGAGTCGGTTTATCGGCGCATGTCGGAGTAG
- the fis gene encoding DNA-binding protein Fis, which translates to MSKKKNRPLAICVRNSLKLYLKDLNGESPADLYDMVISQVEKPLLEIIMRCAENNQCRAAQMLGINRNTLRKKLRDHGLN; encoded by the coding sequence ATGAGTAAGAAAAAAAATCGCCCTCTGGCAATCTGTGTAAGAAATTCACTTAAACTGTATCTGAAAGATCTTAATGGCGAGTCCCCTGCTGACCTTTATGATATGGTGATTTCGCAGGTTGAAAAACCCCTGCTGGAAATTATTATGCGATGTGCTGAGAATAATCAGTGCCGGGCTGCACAGATGCTGGGGATCAATCGAAATACCCTGCGTAAGAAACTGCGTGATCACGGTCTGAATTAG
- a CDS encoding D-glycero-beta-D-manno-heptose-1,7-bisphosphate 7-phosphatase: MKTILLDRDGVINQDSCDFIKSVDEWRPIPGSLEAIALLHRHGYRVVVITNQSGVARGLFSIATLNEINRHMLDETRDKGGLIEAVFFCPHGPDDNCICRKPATGMFHDIAARLKIEMSGVPAVGDSMRDLQAAQDVGALPVLVKTGKGRQTLKTLKRKDSPLSPDDVIVFKDLASFTDVLLAGELDETIRERLGNL; encoded by the coding sequence ATGAAAACTATTCTTCTCGATCGAGACGGCGTCATAAACCAGGATTCCTGTGATTTCATCAAATCCGTGGATGAATGGCGGCCAATCCCGGGTTCACTGGAGGCGATAGCCCTGCTGCACCGTCATGGTTATCGCGTAGTGGTGATAACCAACCAGTCAGGCGTTGCGCGGGGTCTGTTTAGCATTGCAACGCTGAATGAAATTAATCGGCACATGCTGGATGAGACCAGAGATAAAGGTGGCCTGATTGAGGCAGTCTTCTTTTGTCCGCATGGCCCTGATGACAATTGTATTTGCCGCAAGCCGGCAACGGGAATGTTTCATGATATCGCCGCCAGGCTGAAGATAGAAATGAGCGGTGTGCCAGCGGTAGGAGACTCCATGCGTGATTTGCAGGCAGCACAGGATGTTGGCGCCCTGCCCGTGCTGGTTAAAACAGGGAAGGGTAGGCAGACACTAAAGACGCTAAAAAGGAAAGATAGCCCGCTTTCACCTGATGATGTGATAGTTTTCAAGGATCTTGCATCCTTTACCGATGTCTTGCTGGCTGGCGAACTGGATGAAACAATCCGTGAGAGACTAGGGAACCTCTGA
- the glyS gene encoding glycine--tRNA ligase beta subunit — translation MSEHSQPLLIEIGTEELPPKSLRRLSKAFAQHIAQGLLDAGLVSKGVAHQLFASPRRLAVLIEDVALKQADSNVERRGPAVGVAFDAEGNPTPAASGFARSCKVEVSELERLQTEKGEWLVFRTQQAGLPASELIPGIVDAALHKLPIPKRMRWGDTEAEFVRPVHWLVMLHGSNVIETTLLTVDSGRETGGHRFHCPGMLSLYFASDYEETLQASGHVMADFKLRQQVIVEQVSRLASERGGQALIGSGLLDEVTALVEWPNAMIGSFDEAYLQVPQEALISAMQDHQKYFPVVDDRGRIMPLFIFVSNIESIRPESVVEGNESVLNARFSDARFFWDTDRKQTLDSQLERLKTVVFHNKLGSVYDRTIRIQALAGQIAGLLGADTEKAERAALLAKADLLTGMVAEFPDLQGVMGRYYALEQGEENEIAEALEQQYLPRFAGDSLPATATGQALSIADKLDTLCGIFSIGEIPTGDKDPFALRRAALGVLRIMIELKLDIDLRQLLVLAVAGYGIDDEKSDEVVELIFSFMLDRLQAYYVDKGYSKRQISSVKHRRPTRPTDFNDRLLAVDAFARLEAAPALAAANKRIQNILRRADREDATVIDPALLKEKAERALYDQMINLSSEVDVMFDKGDYTTALSSLASLRTAVDCFFDEVMVMDEDQALRNNRLALLDRLGEMFLRTADLSQLQ, via the coding sequence ATGAGCGAACATTCGCAGCCATTGCTTATTGAAATTGGTACGGAGGAGTTGCCACCCAAATCGCTGCGGCGCCTGAGCAAGGCCTTTGCTCAGCACATAGCCCAGGGTTTGCTGGATGCGGGTCTGGTTTCGAAAGGCGTAGCACATCAATTGTTTGCCAGTCCCAGGCGTCTGGCAGTACTCATCGAAGATGTCGCTTTAAAGCAGGCAGACAGTAATGTTGAACGTCGTGGTCCTGCCGTCGGTGTCGCTTTCGACGCTGAGGGCAATCCAACACCTGCGGCATCCGGCTTTGCACGCTCGTGCAAGGTGGAAGTTTCTGAGCTTGAGCGGTTGCAGACAGAAAAAGGCGAATGGCTGGTGTTTCGCACCCAGCAGGCTGGCTTGCCTGCCAGTGAGTTGATCCCGGGTATAGTCGATGCGGCTTTACATAAATTACCCATTCCCAAACGCATGCGCTGGGGCGATACGGAGGCCGAGTTTGTTCGCCCAGTACACTGGCTGGTAATGTTGCATGGCAGCAATGTTATCGAAACCACATTATTGACTGTTGATTCCGGTCGCGAGACAGGCGGTCACCGCTTTCATTGTCCGGGCATGTTGTCACTCTATTTCGCGTCTGACTATGAAGAAACACTACAGGCGAGTGGCCATGTGATGGCAGATTTCAAACTGCGTCAGCAGGTAATTGTCGAGCAGGTGAGCAGGCTCGCATCTGAGCGTGGTGGCCAGGCGCTCATTGGCTCTGGTCTGCTGGACGAGGTCACTGCACTGGTGGAATGGCCGAATGCCATGATTGGCAGTTTTGACGAGGCCTATCTGCAGGTGCCACAGGAGGCACTGATCAGCGCTATGCAGGATCATCAGAAGTATTTTCCGGTCGTCGATGACAGGGGTAGGATAATGCCCCTGTTCATCTTTGTTTCAAATATTGAAAGCATACGTCCGGAAAGTGTGGTTGAGGGTAACGAAAGTGTACTCAATGCGCGTTTTTCAGATGCCCGCTTTTTCTGGGATACCGATCGAAAACAAACACTGGATTCACAGCTTGAACGCCTGAAGACAGTAGTTTTTCATAATAAACTGGGCAGTGTCTATGACCGTACAATACGGATACAGGCACTGGCCGGACAGATTGCAGGACTGCTGGGTGCGGACACTGAAAAAGCAGAGCGTGCTGCGCTGCTGGCCAAGGCTGATCTACTGACTGGCATGGTGGCCGAGTTTCCTGATCTACAGGGGGTGATGGGGCGTTATTATGCCTTAGAGCAGGGTGAAGAAAATGAGATTGCTGAAGCTTTAGAACAACAGTATCTGCCGCGCTTTGCCGGTGATTCATTGCCTGCCACAGCGACCGGCCAGGCGTTGTCCATTGCTGACAAGCTGGACACCCTGTGTGGTATCTTTAGTATTGGCGAGATCCCTACCGGTGACAAGGACCCCTTCGCATTAAGACGTGCGGCACTCGGTGTATTGAGAATAATGATCGAATTGAAACTCGATATTGATCTTCGCCAGTTACTGGTGCTGGCTGTTGCGGGCTACGGCATCGACGATGAAAAATCGGATGAAGTCGTTGAGCTAATTTTCTCTTTTATGCTGGATCGACTACAGGCCTACTATGTAGACAAGGGCTACAGCAAGCGGCAAATAAGTAGCGTCAAGCATCGCCGTCCAACACGGCCGACAGACTTCAATGATCGTTTGCTCGCAGTGGATGCCTTTGCCAGGCTGGAGGCTGCCCCTGCGCTGGCAGCGGCAAATAAGCGAATTCAGAATATCCTGCGCAGGGCCGACAGGGAAGACGCGACTGTTATTGATCCGGCTTTATTAAAAGAAAAGGCAGAACGCGCCCTGTATGACCAAATGATAAATCTGTCTTCCGAGGTAGATGTGATGTTTGATAAGGGCGACTACACTACTGCACTGTCGAGCCTGGCATCGTTGCGGACGGCTGTCGATTGCTTCTTTGATGAAGTCATGGTTATGGATGAAGATCAGGCTTTGCGTAACAATCGCCTGGCTCTGCTGGATCGTCTGGGTGAGATGTTTCTGCGCACCGCTGACCTGTCGCAACTACAATAA
- the prmA gene encoding ribosomal protein L11 methyltransferase — protein sequence MSWLKISFAVKKDQLNFVTERLELAGAQAVTIEDAGEHPLFDLLDGESPVWDNSLATGLFNAERGLDTVIAELTGTFAPKNLPDYRVASLPDQDWERCWMDRFQPMHYGRDLWICPTWCDVPDPDATNVMLDPGMAFGSGSHETTRLCMQWLTKQQLIGKKIIDFGCGSGILAITALKLGAASALGVDIDPQALKASSSNAEINEVSEKLQLFLSEQLPENSRGDIVFANILAGTLIDLKSHLLEMRAQQGVLVLSGILRTQETLIVDAFEPGNILQVGKDGDWLMVTVKEKSSSGNLRSL from the coding sequence ATGTCCTGGCTGAAAATTTCGTTTGCTGTAAAAAAAGATCAACTGAATTTCGTCACCGAGCGACTTGAGCTTGCAGGTGCCCAGGCTGTCACTATCGAAGATGCCGGCGAGCATCCATTATTTGACTTGCTGGATGGCGAATCACCGGTCTGGGACAATAGCCTGGCAACAGGCCTGTTTAATGCAGAGCGGGGTCTGGATACGGTAATAGCAGAGCTCACTGGTACCTTTGCGCCTAAGAATCTACCGGACTATCGAGTAGCGAGCCTGCCTGACCAGGACTGGGAGCGGTGCTGGATGGACCGTTTCCAGCCAATGCACTACGGACGTGATCTGTGGATATGCCCAACCTGGTGTGATGTTCCAGATCCTGATGCAACAAATGTTATGCTTGATCCCGGGATGGCGTTCGGCAGCGGCAGCCATGAAACTACGCGCTTGTGTATGCAGTGGTTGACGAAACAGCAGCTTATTGGGAAAAAGATAATCGATTTTGGATGTGGGTCAGGCATACTGGCAATCACCGCACTCAAGCTGGGCGCTGCAAGTGCACTAGGGGTAGATATCGACCCTCAGGCCCTGAAGGCGAGCAGTAGCAATGCAGAGATCAATGAAGTAAGTGAAAAACTGCAACTTTTTTTGTCGGAGCAGCTGCCTGAAAACAGCAGAGGTGATATTGTTTTTGCCAATATACTCGCGGGTACATTAATTGATTTAAAGTCTCATTTGCTGGAAATGCGGGCGCAGCAGGGAGTGCTGGTACTTTCAGGTATACTGCGCACACAGGAAACGTTGATAGTTGACGCATTTGAGCCGGGCAATATCCTGCAGGTGGGAAAAGATGGCGACTGGCTGATGGTGACGGTAAAAGAAAAATCTTCATCCGGAAACTTAAGAAGCCTCTGA
- the purH gene encoding bifunctional purine biosynthesis protein PurH, which yields MSEENRIVIKRALISVSDKSGIVELASTLAAQGVEILSTGGTASLLMENGIDVIEVSSYTGFPEMMDGRVKTLHPKIHGGLLGRRGIDEAVMQEHGIQAIELLVVNLYPFEKTVADPDTDLETAIENIDIGGPAMLRAASKNYKAVTVLSDSADYQRILDEIASNEGGVSEATRYDLAIKTFEHTARYDGAIANYFGCLPADGEKEQFPRTYSIQVMKVQEMRYGENPHQRAAFYVEQGYSEASVASSKQYQGKQLSYNNMADTDAALECVKSFNNGPACVIVKHANPCGVAEADSIIAAYDHAYSTDPTSAFGGIIAFNRALDAHTAKAIIDRQFVEVIIAPEIDEEAQEVLSAKKNVRVLACGQWSDHPIAGLDFKRVNGGLLVQDRDLGMIAAKDLKIVTQRKPDDREIEDLLFTWKVAKYVKSNAIVYGRDHMTIGVGAGQMSRIYSARIAAIKAADAGLDVKGSVLASDAFFPFRDGLDAAAEVGVTAVIQPGGSIRDDEVIAAADEHGIAMVFTGMRHFRH from the coding sequence ATGTCTGAGGAAAACCGAATTGTAATTAAACGCGCACTGATCAGCGTTTCAGATAAATCAGGCATAGTTGAATTAGCCAGTACGCTTGCTGCGCAGGGCGTGGAGATTCTTTCAACTGGCGGTACAGCCAGTCTGTTAATGGAGAATGGCATAGATGTTATTGAAGTATCGTCTTATACCGGCTTTCCCGAAATGATGGACGGGCGTGTAAAAACCTTGCACCCGAAGATACACGGCGGCCTGTTGGGACGTCGCGGTATTGATGAGGCTGTCATGCAGGAACACGGCATACAGGCTATCGAATTACTGGTGGTCAATCTTTATCCATTCGAAAAGACAGTTGCCGACCCTGATACTGATCTTGAAACAGCCATTGAAAATATAGATATCGGTGGCCCGGCCATGTTGCGCGCGGCATCCAAGAATTATAAAGCGGTCACGGTACTGTCAGACAGCGCAGATTATCAGCGTATACTTGATGAAATTGCCAGCAATGAGGGCGGTGTGTCTGAAGCCACACGATACGATCTGGCAATCAAAACCTTCGAGCATACCGCACGTTATGACGGCGCCATTGCCAACTACTTTGGCTGTCTTCCTGCAGACGGTGAAAAAGAACAGTTTCCTCGCACCTACAGCATTCAAGTTATGAAGGTGCAGGAAATGCGTTATGGTGAGAATCCACATCAGCGCGCGGCTTTTTATGTCGAGCAGGGCTATTCTGAGGCCAGTGTCGCAAGCTCAAAACAGTACCAGGGCAAACAACTTTCCTACAATAATATGGCAGATACCGATGCTGCACTGGAGTGCGTCAAGTCATTCAATAATGGCCCTGCATGTGTCATCGTTAAGCATGCAAACCCCTGCGGTGTCGCAGAAGCTGATAGTATCATCGCGGCCTATGACCATGCCTACAGCACGGATCCCACATCGGCTTTTGGCGGCATCATCGCATTCAATCGGGCACTGGATGCACACACAGCGAAGGCCATTATTGATCGCCAGTTTGTTGAGGTCATAATTGCTCCCGAGATTGATGAAGAGGCACAGGAAGTTCTATCGGCGAAGAAAAATGTGCGTGTGCTTGCCTGTGGTCAGTGGTCGGATCACCCGATAGCAGGACTGGACTTCAAGCGTGTCAACGGCGGCCTGCTGGTGCAGGATCGTGACCTCGGTATGATAGCTGCGAAGGATCTGAAGATTGTGACCCAGCGTAAACCCGATGATCGTGAGATAGAAGATTTGCTGTTTACCTGGAAAGTCGCCAAGTATGTGAAATCCAATGCCATCGTTTATGGGCGGGATCACATGACAATTGGTGTTGGTGCAGGACAGATGTCTCGTATCTACAGCGCACGTATTGCAGCCATCAAGGCAGCCGATGCCGGTCTTGATGTAAAAGGTTCGGTGCTCGCGTCCGATGCCTTCTTCCCGTTCAGAGACGGCCTTGATGCAGCGGCAGAAGTGGGTGTGACCGCTGTCATACAGCCGGGGGGCTCTATCCGTGATGATGAAGTGATTGCAGCGGCAGATGAACACGGTATCGCTATGGTATTCACTGGTATGAGGCATTTCCGGCACTGA
- the glyQ gene encoding glycine--tRNA ligase alpha subunit translates to MQPYDMEMGAGTFHPATFLHAIGPEPMRAAYVQPSRRPTDGRYGKNPNRLQHYYQFQVVIKPSPIDIQDLYLESLKQLGIDPLEHDIRFVEDNWESPTLGAWGLGWEVWLNGMEVTQFTYFQQVGGLDCRPVTGEITYGLERIAMYLQGVNNVFDLVWTDDVTYGDIYHENEVEFSAFNFEYADTSMLFRHFDDFERQSQQLLDVQLPLPAYDYVLKASHTFNLLDARKAISVTERARFIGRIRDLSRAVAQAYYDSRDKLGFPRSKNGGQTT, encoded by the coding sequence ATGCAACCCTATGATATGGAGATGGGTGCCGGTACTTTTCATCCGGCGACTTTCCTGCATGCTATCGGGCCGGAGCCTATGCGTGCGGCTTATGTTCAGCCTTCGCGGCGACCGACAGATGGCCGTTATGGAAAAAATCCGAATCGCCTGCAACATTACTACCAGTTTCAGGTGGTGATAAAGCCTTCCCCTATTGATATTCAGGACCTCTATCTGGAGTCGCTGAAGCAACTGGGTATTGATCCACTGGAACATGATATTCGTTTTGTAGAAGATAACTGGGAGTCGCCGACGCTGGGTGCCTGGGGGCTGGGTTGGGAGGTTTGGCTGAACGGCATGGAAGTGACACAATTTACTTATTTCCAGCAGGTCGGTGGCCTGGATTGCCGGCCGGTCACCGGTGAGATTACCTATGGCCTGGAGCGCATCGCCATGTATCTGCAGGGGGTTAATAATGTGTTTGACCTGGTGTGGACGGATGATGTGACTTATGGTGATATCTACCACGAAAACGAAGTGGAATTTTCTGCATTCAACTTCGAATATGCCGATACCAGTATGCTGTTCCGGCACTTCGATGATTTTGAGCGTCAGAGCCAGCAGCTACTGGATGTTCAGCTGCCCCTGCCAGCCTATGATTACGTCTTAAAGGCATCGCATACTTTTAATCTGCTGGATGCCCGCAAGGCCATCAGCGTCACTGAGCGAGCACGTTTTATTGGTCGTATCCGTGATCTTTCACGTGCCGTCGCACAGGCGTATTATGACAGCCGCGATAAACTGGGGTTTCCTCGCAGCAAGAATGGCGGGCAGACAACATGA
- the dusC gene encoding tRNA-dihydrouridine synthase C: protein MQIGPHILPNQLVLAPMAGISDRPFRKLCRSLGAGMAVSEMINANALVWENKKTRQRINHEGEPGPVVVQIAGADPDILALAAQENVRSGADIIDINMGCPAKKVCNKQAGSALLANEDLVSRILDKVVNSVEVPVTLKIRTGTDPDSRNACRIAEIAELSGVQSLAVHGRTRKCAFRGEAEYETIRLVKQQVNIPVIANGDISSPEKAAEVLAFTGADGLMIGRPARGNPWIFSQINHYLQTGRQLSPPAISEVREVLLTHLQELYDFYGEHAGVRIARKHIAWYSKGFFCSNEFRREIMQLESSAEQLAKVELFLTTADLRDAVA, encoded by the coding sequence ATGCAGATCGGCCCGCATATATTGCCGAATCAGCTTGTTCTTGCCCCGATGGCAGGAATTTCTGATCGACCATTTCGCAAACTTTGCCGCTCATTGGGCGCAGGCATGGCTGTATCTGAAATGATCAACGCCAATGCCCTTGTGTGGGAAAATAAAAAAACCCGTCAACGTATCAATCATGAGGGTGAGCCAGGTCCGGTGGTGGTGCAGATTGCAGGTGCTGACCCTGACATACTGGCACTAGCCGCGCAGGAAAATGTTCGATCCGGTGCAGATATTATCGATATCAATATGGGCTGTCCGGCGAAGAAGGTTTGTAATAAACAGGCAGGTTCCGCTTTGCTTGCCAATGAAGATCTTGTGTCACGGATACTTGATAAAGTGGTGAATAGTGTTGAAGTGCCTGTGACTCTGAAAATACGCACCGGTACGGATCCCGACAGCAGGAATGCCTGCCGTATTGCTGAGATTGCAGAACTGTCCGGTGTGCAGTCACTGGCAGTCCATGGACGCACACGGAAATGTGCTTTTCGTGGTGAAGCAGAATATGAAACAATTCGCCTGGTTAAACAGCAGGTAAATATTCCTGTCATCGCAAATGGTGATATTAGCAGCCCGGAAAAAGCAGCAGAAGTGTTGGCATTTACCGGTGCTGATGGCTTGATGATCGGCCGCCCTGCACGGGGCAACCCCTGGATATTTAGCCAGATAAATCATTATCTTCAAACTGGCAGGCAGCTTTCACCACCTGCTATTTCAGAGGTGAGGGAAGTGCTGCTGACGCACCTGCAGGAACTTTATGATTTTTATGGTGAACATGCCGGTGTACGCATTGCACGTAAGCATATTGCCTGGTACAGCAAAGGTTTTTTCTGCAGTAATGAATTCAGAAGAGAAATCATGCAGCTGGAATCGTCAGCTGAGCAACTGGCAAAGGTAGAGTTATTTTTAACAACTGCCGACCTGCGAGATGCAGTGGCATGA
- the plsC gene encoding 1-acyl-sn-glycerol-3-phosphate acyltransferase, which produces MYEESINRDGLLPWIRSSLYYLFMVPSLIIIVLILVAISPFDYKYRSVLIRYWALLQMWLLKVCCGLTYEVVGRENLPSCPYIALPKHQSTWETIATNFLFRQPAWVFNSDLFTIPVFGWGLYLTNSVSIDRGTPRAALNQLVTKGGALLKQGRTMVIFPEGTRVPPGEQAKFEPGGSLLAVKTGTPVIPVALNAGEFWPKESFRKYPGHIKVIIGPLIESKGLKARELNEKVESWIQKTMKENFGYT; this is translated from the coding sequence ATGTATGAGGAAAGCATAAATCGTGATGGCCTGTTACCATGGATTCGGTCATCCCTCTATTACCTGTTTATGGTGCCCAGCCTTATCATCATAGTTCTAATCCTGGTAGCCATTTCACCGTTTGATTATAAATATCGTTCAGTACTGATTCGATACTGGGCGTTATTACAAATGTGGTTACTTAAAGTATGCTGTGGCCTGACTTACGAAGTAGTAGGCAGGGAGAACCTGCCGTCGTGCCCATATATTGCATTACCCAAACACCAGTCCACATGGGAGACTATTGCTACAAATTTTTTGTTCAGACAGCCGGCCTGGGTATTTAATAGTGATTTATTCACGATTCCTGTTTTTGGCTGGGGTTTGTACTTGACGAACTCGGTCAGCATAGATCGCGGGACACCCCGAGCAGCATTGAATCAGCTGGTCACAAAAGGCGGTGCATTGCTCAAGCAGGGGCGCACTATGGTTATTTTTCCGGAAGGTACGCGCGTGCCGCCGGGTGAACAGGCAAAATTTGAACCGGGAGGTAGTCTGCTGGCTGTAAAAACTGGAACACCGGTTATTCCTGTGGCCCTCAATGCGGGAGAATTTTGGCCTAAAGAGAGTTTCCGTAAGTATCCCGGGCATATCAAGGTGATTATTGGACCGTTGATCGAATCAAAAGGCCTAAAAGCACGTGAACTGAATGAGAAAGTGGAAAGCTGGATACAAAAGACCATGAAAGAAAATTTTGGCTATACTTGA